The Clostridia bacterium DNA segment CCCTCGCTTCGCTCGGGACTTCCCTCCTCCCTCGCGGGAGGCGCTCTCACCAAAAGCAAAAACCGTAGTGTCAAAGACACTACCTTTTGTTTAAAGGGGCACCCGCTCAAACCTTCGGCTTGCGGCAAGAGTTTCTTCTTCACAACGCGCAGGTCGGGATAGCCCCTCGCTTCGCTCGGGACTTCCCTCCTCCCTCGCGGGAGGCGCTCTCACCAAAAGCAAAAACCGTAGTGTCAAAGACACTACCTTTTGTTTAAAGGGGTGCCCGCTCAAACCTTCGGCTTGTGCGGGCACCCCTTTAACAAAAAACGAACCGCTTACGCGATTCGTCTCGGTTTTTGCTTTTGGTGGAGATGGTCGGGATCGAACCGGCGACCTCTTGAATGCCATTCAAGCGCTCTACCAACTGAGCTACACCCCCATTGCTTTGTTATTATACACGATTCGTACGTGTTTGTAAATTGTTTTTGCCACTTTTTCAAAAAAATCTTTTCTTGATTTGGGCGGGCTGATATGGTACAATGATAACAGACCTTCCAAAGGAGCAAAATGAATGAAAACCTACGATTTCTACGGCTGGGAAAGAGCGAACGTGCTACCCATCAATCCGAAGTATCAAAAAGTGGGCACGCCCCGCAACCTCTACGACCTTTTGTCAAACATTTGGTGCCGCTATAGTTGCTCGTCGCGTATGCGCCCTACGTGGAGCGAAGACAACAAGACCTTGGGACAATGCACCATCACGTCCTTCCTCGTACAGGATATCTACGGCGGCAAGGTTTACGGCATAGATTTGGGCGGAGGCGCGGTGCATTGCTACAACGACGTGAACGGCTGCGTGTTCGACCTGACGAGCGAGCAGTTCGGCGGCAAACCGCTCGTGTACGAAAACAACCCCGAACAGGACCGCGAGAGCAAATTGGGCATAGCGGACAACTGCGAACGCTACTCGTACCTCGTCGCCGCGCTCGACAAGGCGCTTGGTATCGAATAGTTCGCTACGTATAGGGGTATTGGCGACCATAGAGTCGCAATAGCAAAAGGATGAGCGACCTCAAACTGATCAATTTTCGCGATATGGGCGGGCTATCCACCCCCGACGGCAGGATACGGCAAGGCAAAATCTACCGTACCGCTATCTTCGCGCCCAAATGCAAGGCCGACAAGGCGTATATCCGCAGTATGGGGCTTGACGAAGTGGTCGACTTCCGCACCGTGGCCGAATCCACCGAGAAGCCCGATTGGCTCCCCGACGGGGTGGCACACGTCAACGCGTCCATCTTCGGCGAGAGCGACAGCAACGGCATCGCCCCTACGGCCGCCGCCATTCGCTCCTTTTTCCGTATGACCGAAGCCGAATTGGACGAAGTGCGCGCATTCGTGCGACGGCAGTACGGCGAAATGCCCTTCAGCGCGGGCTACCAAGAGTTGTTCCGCCTCATGGACGAGGGCAAGACCTTCGCCTTCCATTGCACGGCGGGCAAAGACCGCACGGGCGTGGGCGCAATGCTCATCGAGTTGGCTTTGGGCAGAAGTTGGGAGCAATGTCGACAGGAATACCTGCGCTCCAACGAGTGCCGCGCCGAAGAGACCGAGCGAATTTGCCGCTTGGTGCGCCTGGTCACGCGCAAACCCTATATCAACCGTTTCGCGCGGGATATGATCACCGTACACGACTATTTGTTCGACACGGCGCGGGACGCGATCCTCGCCGTTTACCCCGACGCAGACGCCTTTCTCCAAGAGGCGCACGGCATAGACGAGGAACGCCGTCGGCATTGGAAATCCCTATACGTAGAGGGGAAATAGATACCAAACGGCGTTTTACAAGAAGACGGCACGCATATCGGCGTGCCGTCTTTCGTTCTTCTCTATGCTTATCGCCCCAACAAGTCCATCACCACCTCGCGGGCAATGACGATGCCCGCCACGGGGGGTACGAACACCGTAGAGGCGGGCGTGGCGCGACGAGCTGGGGCGCCTTCCTCGGGTGCGAAGAGGGGCGTAGCGGCAGGCTCGGTGGAATAGACCACCTTGAGCTTGGTGACGCCGCGCCGTTTGAGCTCCCGCCGCATCACCTTAGCCAAAGGATCGGTGTGCGTGTCGTATAGGTCCGCCACCGTCAATTTGGTCGGATCGAGCTTGTTGCCGCACCCCATCGCCGAAATGAGGGGCGTTCCCGCCGCTTGACACCGCACGGCAAGGTCGATCTTGGCGCTCACGGTGTCGATGGCGTCCACCACGTAGTCGTAGGCGGCGAAATCGAATTCGCCCGCGTTTTCGGGCAAGTAAAAGGTCTTGCGCTTCTCCACCGTCGCCGAGGGGTTGACGGCCGTCACGTGCCGCGCCATCGCGTCCACCTTGTCCTCGCCCACCGTATCCCACGTGGCGATAAGCTGGCGATTGATGTTGCTCGGAGCCACTCGGTCTGCGTCCACCAGCACGAAGTGCCCCACGCCCGTGCGCGCCAAAGCGTCCACGACGTTGCCGCCCACGCCGCCCAAGCCGAACACGGCCACGGTCTTGGCGGACAGTATCTCTATTTTTTTTTCGCCAATCAGCATAGCCGTCCGCACGAATTGAGATTTCATAGCCGTCTACATCCTCGTATAGTTGAATGCGCACTCGCATTGTACGCAATATTGTCGTCCCACCGACTTTTTGACGTCGGTAGAGCCTATCGCGCCGACGGTGGTCTCGGTGCGAATACAGTTGTCGGTGAACGCCGCTTCCCACTTGTACATAAAGGCTCTTCTTCTTTTCTATTTCATTATACCATACTTATCACTCGGTTTCAACGAGAAAACGTGTTTTACGCGTTAAAGTCCCCCTAAAAACGATGTGCGTCTCCATCCTAAACGGCGAAAATCGGGGCGCGAGGAAATTTTCCAAGCGCCCCGTTGCCGACGGTGTTCCATCCCCGTCGGCAATCGACATATCAGTTACGCTTCAATAGGTTTTGTGTTGAAAGCGGCATTGCCGCTTTTGTCGGGGAGCAATATCCCCATCGTCAGTCAAGTTGCAGGATATGTTACCGCACTGATCGGCAAACGCAGCGCCTAAAGCATTGTTACGAAAAGAAACCCACGTATATGGTTTTTTGAGCGCAATACGCCGACGTTGGCGTGCGCTCCCCACGGGGTGGCCGGATAAGCCTTTGTCTATGGCAAAGACTATCGGGCCCCTACCCCAGTGGGGGAGCGCACTGCGCAAGCACGGACGGAATAGGCGCGAGTGGGAGAGGGGCACTTTGCTAAGGCAGAGGTTTGCGCGCCGTCTAGGGCGACCTCGGTCGACGGTGAGAATACGGTCACTAGCGTTTGGCTTCCCCAAGGGTGGCCGGATAAGCCTTTGCCTATGGCAAAGACTATCGGGCCCCTACCCCAGTGGGGGAGCCAACCACAACATTCAACCCTACGCCGTGCGCATAAAATGCGCTCTGCCTTTTTTATATCGGCGTCGTTGCCTGTGCGAGCACGGCACGGCGTCGACATAAAAAACAACCCTACGGGTTGGCGTAGGGTTGAATGTTGTGGAGCTAGTGGCCGGATTCGAACCGGCGACCTGGTGATTACGAATCAACTGCTCTACCTGCTGAGCCACACTAGCATTCGCTACAATATAGTAGCATATAACCGCGCGTTTTGCAACACTTTTTTGCAAGAGTTTTTGCCAAATCACGCATTTTTTCGAAGTTTTTGACCATTTTGCGGGCGTTTTTTCGCGCCGCAACTATGCGTTCTTCGCTTTCTTGACGGTCTTGGCGGCCACCACGATGACCACCACCATCACGATAAGCAGCACCACGGGCACGATGAGGATATACACCAAGGTCAGCGCGTCGTTGCCTTTTTGGGGCGCCTCCACTTTGGCGATGGTGACGCGATTGCCGTTGGCGGCGTTGTCCACGACCAACTGCTCGTTGACGGTCGTCTTGCCCTCGCCCTCGTAGCGCACGGTATATACGCCGTTGTCGAGGCTGTAGAGCGTATAGCGGCCGTCTTGGTCGATGGCCGCCTCTTGCACCACCTCGTCGTTGACGTCCAGCACGGTGGCCTTTTGATAGCCCTCGGCCACGCCCGTCAAAATGTTGGTGACGGGATTATTGCGCGCGTCCACCTTGACGAAGTCGGTCGTATGACGATAGAAGGGGTTTGCGATCGACCCCTCGCGCTTGACTTGGCGGAAGTTGTACCCGCGCAATCCGCGAATATACTCGGTGGAGGAGTCCAGCGACGGCAGCACGTTGCCGTAGTTGTCGGTCTGCTCGTCCTCGTACATCGTGGTGAAGTAGTAGTCGATGATCATACAATGCGACTGCGGGCCGTACTTGTCGGCCAACGCCGTGAGGTGCGTCCAGCAAGCCAAACCGCCGATGCGCTCGGTGAGCGCGGCGTAACGCGCACGGTCGCCCTCCAACTTGGTCAGTTGCGCCCGAAGGTCGGCCAAGTCGGAAGCGCCCTCGCCGCGTTGCGCGATGGCGTACTCGGTCGAGGCGATGGAAGCCTCGGTCATCATCTCGTAATTGCGATACACCATAGACATACCGCCGTAGGCGTCCACCGCGATATTCTCGGCGGCGATATCCGCCAACGCGTCGGCGCACAATTCGGCCGTCCAAGTGCCGGCGGGGATCTCTTTGCCGCCCATGTGGTCGAGGCGCATACCCGCCACGGTGGCGGTGTTGCACATATAGGGGTCCACCAAGGACACCCGCTCGGGCACGAGGTTTTGACCGATGGTACCCGCGTTCTTTTGATAGATGAGGTTTTGGGTGGTGGCCAAGACCAACTGACCGCCCATCGAGTGACCGACCAAACGCCAAGGCTTGTTGTACGAAGCGCCCAAGCCCGACTTGATGGCTTCGCCGAACAAAACCGCGACCGAGTCGTGGGGATTCTTCGCGGGATCGCCCAACGTGCGCTTGCCCTTGTTGTTGGACACGAAATAATTCAGGCCGATGTCGTTGCCGTCCTCGTCATAGAGGTCGGACGTCCATATACGATAGTCCTCGTCGATGCTGATCTCGGCGAGCTGGTTCCAATAAAAGTGCCCTACGTTATACCCCATTTCGAGCAAAATCTGATAATACTCGTCGTAGTACATATAGGGATCGTAGCCCTTGTCGGCGAACAAACCGTTGGTGGCCGCCCACAGGGACACGAGGTCGCGGCGATTGTATCCCTCGGTGATTTTCATACCGTGCGTGAAGATAAGCGTGGGTTTGTTGGGGTCGAAATTGGCGCCTTCCGTCCCCGCTTTCTTGGGAATGCGACTATCCGTGCCGTACCAATACAGACCGTAATCCAAGGCGGTGAACACTTCGTCGTCGAAGCCCGGCGTCTGCTGATAGTAACTGTCGTACGCGAAAGCGGTCTCGGCAGGCACGAAAGCCGCCGCGGTGGCCAAGCACAACGTCAAACAAAGCAGACAGACAAAACTTATCGTACATATACGCGCAATTTTCATATTGATACCTCGCTATATTCCAATATACCACACTTCGCGGGCGTAGTCAATGCGGCTCGGTCAATTTTGGTGCTCATTTGTACGAAATCGAACCTCTTTTTTTACAAAAAATACAATACCATATTATCGACAGATTATTGACAGCATACGCCTGCGCGCATATAATTTAGATATGCAAAGGAGGAGTTTGCTATGGATACCAACGTCAGACCCGAAAAAATGCAACGCATTACCACCACCGCTCTCGCACAAGCCTTTATCGCCGAGCAAATAGACGCCATCCGCGCCCAAGTCGGCGACAAAAAAGTGCTGCTGGCCCTTTCGGGCGGCGTGGATTCGTCCGTCGTGGCGGCCTTGCTCATCAAAGCCATCGGTCGGAACCTCGTGTGCGTACACGTCAATCACGGCTTGTTGCGCAAAGGCGAGCCCGAACAAGTCATCAAAGTATTCCGCGACCAAATGAACGCCAACTTGGTGTACGTGGACGCAGTGGACCGCTTTTTGGATAAGTTGGCGGGCGTCGCCGACCCCGAGCAAAAACGCAAAATCATCGGCGCGGAATTCATCCGCGTCTTCGAGGAAGAAGCCCGCAAGCAAGAAGGCATAGCCTTCTTGGCGCAAGGTACCATCTACCCCGACATTCTCGAGAGCCACGGCGTCAAGGCCCACCACAACGTAGGCGGCCTGCCCGACGACCTGCAATTCGAGTTGGTCGAGCCCGTCAAACTGCTCTTCAAGGACGAAGTGCGCGTGGTCGGCAAGACCTTGGGGCTTCCCGACAATATGGTCTACCGTCAACCCTTCCCCGGCCCCGGTCTGGGCGTGCGCTGTCTGGGCGCCATCACCCGCGACCGTCTGGAAGCCGTGCGTGAGTCCGACGCCATCCTGCGCGAGGAGTTCGATCGTGCGCATTTGGCGGGCAAGGTGTGGCAATACTTCACCGTCGTCCCCGACCTCAAATCCGTGGGTATCCGCGAGGGCAAGCGCGTAGAGGAGTGGCCCTGCATTCTCCGTGCCGTCAACACCAAGGACGCGATGACCGCCACCGTCGAGGACGTGCCCTTCGCCGTGCTGCAGACCATCACCAACCGCATCATCAACGAGGTCAAAGGCGTCAACCGCGTGCTGTACGACCTGACGCCCAAACCCACCGGCACCATCGAGTGGGAGTAAGGACGCGGAAATAGAATGAATTATGGCAATCGCGCACGTCGGTGCGCGATTGTACTAAGAAGGGAAAATGCAGAAATCTTTGGAAGAAAACGCCGCTAAAACCCCGCGCAAGCGGGCCCGCAACGCCACCGTCGTCGTGGCGTATATCGCCGTGGCGGTCGCTCTGCAGATCGTGTGCGCCTATCTCACGGTGCCCGCGGTCATTCCCTTTACGATGCAGACCTTCGCCGTCTTCTTCGCTTTGTGCTTTTTGGGCGGCGCCAAAGGCACGGCGGTCGTGGCCGTCTATTTGGCGATGGGTATGCTGGGACTGCCCGTATTCAGCGGATTCAAAGGGGGCGTGGCCGCCTTGTTGGGCCCCACGGGCGGGTACTTGTTGGGCTTCATCCTTTCCGCGCTTATCTATTGGCTCGGCGCGACCATTTGGCGCAAAAAAGCCGCCAACGTATGGGTACAATCCGCGCTATGCGTGGTAGGTCTACTTGCGTGCTACCTTTTGGGAACGGTGTGGTTTATCTACGTTTACCGCGCCACGGACAGTTGGGCGAAAGCGCTCTCTCTATGCGTCGTTCCCTACCTACTGCCCGACGCCGTCAAAATCCTTTTGGCCGTCACGCTATCGAAAACCCTGCGCAAAGCCCTGCCCACCGCCGCGACGATGCTGTAAAGGTCGCCGCAACGACTTGCAATCAAATAGTACGAAAAAACCGCCTGCCTCTACCGAGACGGGCGGTTTTTACGCGCAGATACGAGCGCGTTTTAATATGATGGAAACGTTACTCGGCGTCCGTACCGTCGTCAGCGGTCTCGGCGGGTTGCGCTTCGGCCTCGGCGGGTGCGCCCTTCACTTTCCACTTGCGCATCACGATGAACTTGTTGCCGAAGAAACTCATCGTAAAGGCGGCTATACCCGCGACGACTTGGGCGATGAGGTTGTAGATCACGTTGACGAACTCGGTCGCGTCGGGATCGTTGGCCTTGAGCACACCCTCCAACTTGCCGATGGCGGTCTGCGCGATGATGATGAGAATGGCCATAATGGTGTAGGCGACGACGCGGAACACCAAGTGATCGGGCACGTTGAAGGTCTTTTTGCGATTGAGGATAAAGGTGAGCGCTTGGCCCCAGATAGAACCGATGAGCCAGCCGAGGAAAGACCCCAAACCTTGCCCTTCGTCCGTGAAGTCGAAGAAGTACTTGCCGTTGCCCATGGCGATCCAACCGAAGGCGGCGTTCATCTTATCGGGAGAGGCCGCTTTGAGTATCATGGGCAGCAACAGCGTGATGAGCATCTGCGTCACGCCGCAGATCATGCTGAACAGCGTGAACAGCACCACCTGTCGAAGATTCTCGTGCGCCTTGATGTAGGCGATCAACTGTTTGAGACTTTTGGGCTTCTTTTCGCCGACGTTCTCTTCGCCTTCGACGGGGGCTTGCCCGTTTTCGTCTGCCTCTTCGACCGCTTCGACCGTTTCGGCGGCGGTTTCTTCTTGCCGTTGCTCTTCAAAAATTTCGTCAGCCATACTGAAAACTCCTCTCGGGGGATAAAACAATTATACCATATCGCGGCCTTTTGTCAATACGCAAAATCGCGCTTTCGGCGTCCGCCGCGCTCGCTCGGCGTCTTTTCGCCGTCCGCTCGGCATTGACGAAAGCCCTCGCACGTCGGCGCATACGCACGTCGCGCGTAGGCCGAGGCGGGCTTTCAAACGAGCGTAAGCGAATTTGCAAGGGCGGTTGTCCACATTTCCACATTAAGAAAATTTAATTATATTTTTTCGGGGCGTGTTTGACATTCTTTCGTGCGCGTGTTAGAATTGCTTTGCTTGTATTGCATACGAGCATATTTTCTTATAGAAAAGAGGTGTGCTTGTGTCTACAAGTGTGAACGAACTTATTGCTAGTAATCCCAATCGACTTGTCGGGCTGAAACAAGTCCTGCGGGGTATTGCCGAGGGCAATGTATGGTGTGTCATAGTGTCCTTGGATAGCGACGACTTCGTCAAGCGCCAAGTGCTCGAGGCGGTCGGTAATTCCAAAATATGCGTCAAGTATTTCGACAACAAGTCCAAGCTTGGCTCTATGGTGGGTATCGACGTCGCGGCCGCGGTGGTTGGCTTGGTCGAAGCGACTAGATGACGAGCGACCACGGGGTTGGTGGAGGCTCATCCGATTATTCTTACAAGGAGGTAAACAAATGCCAACGATCAATCAGTTAATTAGGCACGGTAGAGAACAGCAAGTGAAGAAAACCCAATCTCCTATCTTGCAAAAGTGTCCCCAAAGACGCGGCGTGTGTCTTTCGGTTACCACTACGACGCCCAAGAAACCTAACTCGGCTATGCGTAAAATCGCGCGTGTTCGTTTGAGCAACGGTATGGAAGGTACGGTGTACATCCCCGGTATCGGCCACAACCTGCAAGAGCACAGCGTGGTGCTTATCCGCGGCGGCAGAGTCAAGGACTTGCCCGGCGTTCGTTATCATATCGTTCGTGGCACTTTGGATACGGCCGGTGTTGCCAAGCGCAAACAAGCCCGTTCCAAGTATGGTGCGAAACGGCCTAAATAATCATCAAATCGGATGATTCAATCAACTTATCAAAATTATTAGGAGGAATTTTATGCCTAGAAGAGGTGGCGTTCCCAAACGTGAAGTTCTCCCCGATCCCGTATACAACGACAAGGTTGTGACCAAGCTCATCAACCAAATCATGTACGACGGCAAGAAGGGCACCGCGGAACAAATCGTTTACGGAGCATTCAAAATCATAGAGGAAAAGATGGGCACCGATCCCCACGAGGTTTTCTTGAAAGCCTTGGAGAACGTTATGCCCCAAGTAGAAGTTAAAGCGCGTCGCGTGGGTGGCGCAACCTACCAAGTGCCTATCGAGATTCGTCCCGAGCGCAAGCAAACCCTTGGTATCAGATGGTTGGTCAACTTTATGCGTAAGCGCAGCGAGCGTACTTCGGACGCCCGCTTGGCCGGCGAATTGATGGACGCCTACAACGGCGTCGGCGCCACGGTCAAGAAGAAGGACGAAGTGCATCGTATGGCTGATGCCAACAAGGCATTTGCACACTACCGTTATTAGTCTACGGTCGAGGTGTTGAGTCATGAGAGAAACCGCACTTACCGATATTCGTAACATAGGAATCATGGCTCACATAGACGCCGGCAAGACCACGACGACCGAGCGCATTTTGTTCTACACGGGCAAGATACGCAAGACGGGCGAAGTGCACGACGGCGCCGCCGTCATGGATTGGATGGTACAGGAGCAGGAGCGTGGTATCACCATCACGTCTGCCGCCACCACCACGCATTGGCACACCCGCGAGGCCGAATTGGACGCCGCGGGCAAACCCCACTATCGTGAGGTGACCATCAACATCATCGACACCCCCGGACACGTCGACTTCACCATCGAGGTGGAGCGCAGCCTGCGGGTGCTGGACGGTGCGGTGGCCGTGTTCTGTGCCAAGGGCGGCGTGGAGCCCCAATCCGAAACGGTGTGGCGGCAAGCCGAGCACTA contains these protein-coding regions:
- a CDS encoding tyrosine-protein phosphatase, with amino-acid sequence MSDLKLINFRDMGGLSTPDGRIRQGKIYRTAIFAPKCKADKAYIRSMGLDEVVDFRTVAESTEKPDWLPDGVAHVNASIFGESDSNGIAPTAAAIRSFFRMTEAELDEVRAFVRRQYGEMPFSAGYQELFRLMDEGKTFAFHCTAGKDRTGVGAMLIELALGRSWEQCRQEYLRSNECRAEETERICRLVRLVTRKPYINRFARDMITVHDYLFDTARDAILAVYPDADAFLQEAHGIDEERRRHWKSLYVEGK
- a CDS encoding tRNA threonylcarbamoyladenosine dehydratase, coding for MKSQFVRTAMLIGEKKIEILSAKTVAVFGLGGVGGNVVDALARTGVGHFVLVDADRVAPSNINRQLIATWDTVGEDKVDAMARHVTAVNPSATVEKRKTFYLPENAGEFDFAAYDYVVDAIDTVSAKIDLAVRCQAAGTPLISAMGCGNKLDPTKLTVADLYDTHTDPLAKVMRRELKRRGVTKLKVVYSTEPAATPLFAPEEGAPARRATPASTVFVPPVAGIVIAREVVMDLLGR
- a CDS encoding carboxypeptidase regulatory-like domain-containing protein — protein: MKIARICTISFVCLLCLTLCLATAAAFVPAETAFAYDSYYQQTPGFDDEVFTALDYGLYWYGTDSRIPKKAGTEGANFDPNKPTLIFTHGMKITEGYNRRDLVSLWAATNGLFADKGYDPYMYYDEYYQILLEMGYNVGHFYWNQLAEISIDEDYRIWTSDLYDEDGNDIGLNYFVSNNKGKRTLGDPAKNPHDSVAVLFGEAIKSGLGASYNKPWRLVGHSMGGQLVLATTQNLIYQKNAGTIGQNLVPERVSLVDPYMCNTATVAGMRLDHMGGKEIPAGTWTAELCADALADIAAENIAVDAYGGMSMVYRNYEMMTEASIASTEYAIAQRGEGASDLADLRAQLTKLEGDRARYAALTERIGGLACWTHLTALADKYGPQSHCMIIDYYFTTMYEDEQTDNYGNVLPSLDSSTEYIRGLRGYNFRQVKREGSIANPFYRHTTDFVKVDARNNPVTNILTGVAEGYQKATVLDVNDEVVQEAAIDQDGRYTLYSLDNGVYTVRYEGEGKTTVNEQLVVDNAANGNRVTIAKVEAPQKGNDALTLVYILIVPVVLLIVMVVVIVVAAKTVKKAKNA
- the guaA gene encoding glutamine-hydrolyzing GMP synthase, which encodes MDTNVRPEKMQRITTTALAQAFIAEQIDAIRAQVGDKKVLLALSGGVDSSVVAALLIKAIGRNLVCVHVNHGLLRKGEPEQVIKVFRDQMNANLVYVDAVDRFLDKLAGVADPEQKRKIIGAEFIRVFEEEARKQEGIAFLAQGTIYPDILESHGVKAHHNVGGLPDDLQFELVEPVKLLFKDEVRVVGKTLGLPDNMVYRQPFPGPGLGVRCLGAITRDRLEAVRESDAILREEFDRAHLAGKVWQYFTVVPDLKSVGIREGKRVEEWPCILRAVNTKDAMTATVEDVPFAVLQTITNRIINEVKGVNRVLYDLTPKPTGTIEWE
- a CDS encoding biotin transporter BioY, with product MQKSLEENAAKTPRKRARNATVVVAYIAVAVALQIVCAYLTVPAVIPFTMQTFAVFFALCFLGGAKGTAVVAVYLAMGMLGLPVFSGFKGGVAALLGPTGGYLLGFILSALIYWLGATIWRKKAANVWVQSALCVVGLLACYLLGTVWFIYVYRATDSWAKALSLCVVPYLLPDAVKILLAVTLSKTLRKALPTAATML
- a CDS encoding ribosomal L7Ae/L30e/S12e/Gadd45 family protein; this encodes MNELIASNPNRLVGLKQVLRGIAEGNVWCVIVSLDSDDFVKRQVLEAVGNSKICVKYFDNKSKLGSMVGIDVAAAVVGLVEATR
- a CDS encoding 30S ribosomal protein S12; translation: MPTINQLIRHGREQQVKKTQSPILQKCPQRRGVCLSVTTTTPKKPNSAMRKIARVRLSNGMEGTVYIPGIGHNLQEHSVVLIRGGRVKDLPGVRYHIVRGTLDTAGVAKRKQARSKYGAKRPK
- the rpsG gene encoding 30S ribosomal protein S7; amino-acid sequence: MPRRGGVPKREVLPDPVYNDKVVTKLINQIMYDGKKGTAEQIVYGAFKIIEEKMGTDPHEVFLKALENVMPQVEVKARRVGGATYQVPIEIRPERKQTLGIRWLVNFMRKRSERTSDARLAGELMDAYNGVGATVKKKDEVHRMADANKAFAHYRY